A genome region from Myripristis murdjan chromosome 16, fMyrMur1.1, whole genome shotgun sequence includes the following:
- the LOC115374007 gene encoding zinc finger protein RFP-like, whose amino-acid sequence MASACSLLSEEQFLCSVCLDVFTEPVSTPCGHNFCKACITKCWDNNDKCECPMCKKTFVNRPDLFVNTLVSEMAAQFRKSVDVKAASSNIQQQKPVKPVEVPCDFCPGTKLKALKSCLVCLTSYCETHLEPHQRVAALKRHKLIDPVENLEDRMCKKHDKMLDLFCRTDQLCVCVMCTEHKTHDTVPLEEEYEEMKAQLEKKKSEVQKMIQERQEKVEEMKASVQLNKKDTDEELAKTAEVFTALVASIQRQQAELMEVIEERQRAAQKQAEGFIKELEEEITELQRTSSELERLSLTEDQLQLLQSFPSVSSSPRTKNWSGISVCTHHCVETVRTAVLQLEETTTKEMKTLLQHIEKTKEDLQKLPEDFRLRRIQQLYAVDVTLDPNTAHPKLILSEDGKQVRCGDTRQDLPDNPERFDKEINVLGKEGFSSGRFYFEVQMKGDEWDVGVVRKSISRKGNISYSPMNGYWIICQRRGNKCWVLDKTSVSLSLSQKPEKVGVFVDYEEGLVSFYDVEAETLIYSFSGCSFTEQIYPLFSPSLDEAAPLIITPVKHTQ is encoded by the coding sequence ATGGCCTCAGCCTGCAGTCTCCTGTCTGAAGAGCAGTTCCTGTGCTCAGTCTGTCTGGATGTTTTCACTGAGCCTGTCTCTACTCCATGTGGACACAACTTCTGTAAAGCCTGTATCACCAAATGTTGGGACAACAATGACAAGTGTGAATGTCCAATGTGTAAAAAGACATTTGTGAACAGGCCAGATCTCTTTGTCAATACTTTGGTCTCTGAAATGGCGGCTCAGTTCAGGAAGTCTGTTGATGTTAAAGCTGCAAGTTCCAACATCCAGCAGCAGAAACCTGTCAAACCAGTGGAGGTGCCCTGTGACTTCTGTCCTGGCACTAAACTTAAGGCCTTGAAGTCCTGCCTGGTGTGTTTGACCTCTTATTGTGAgactcacctggagcctcatcAGAGAGTCGCAGCCCTGAAGAGACACAAGCTGATCGATCCTGTGGAGAACCTGGAGGACAGGATGTGTAAGAAACATGACAAGATGTTAGACCTTTTCTGCAGGACCGaccaactgtgtgtttgtgtcatgtgtACAGAGCACAAGACTCATGATACAGTTCCTTTAGAGGAAGAGTATGAAGAGATGAAGGCTCAGCTGGAGAAGAAAAAGTCAGAAGTACAGAAGATGATACAAGAACGACAGGAGAAGGTTGAGGAGATGAAAGCATCAGTGCAGCTCAACAAGAAGGACACAGATGAAGAGCTAGCTAAAACTGCTGAGGTCTTCACTGCTCTGGTGGCCTCCATCCAGAGACAGCAGGCTGAGCTGATGGAGGTGAttgaagagaggcagagagcagcacagaaacagGCTGAGGGCTTCAtcaaagagctggaggaggaaatcACTGAGCTCCAGAGGACAAGCTCTGAGCTGGAGCGTCTCTCCCTCACTGAAgaccagctccagctcctccagagctTCCCATCTGTCTCCTCTTCTCCACGCACCAAGAACTGGTCTGGCATCAGTGTCTGCACACATCACTGTGTGGAGACGGTGAGGACAGCTGTGCTTCAGCTGGAGGAGACAACCACTAAAGAGATGAAGACTCTGCTTCAACACATAGAGAAGACTAAAGAAGATCTGCAGAAGCTGCCAGAAGACTTTAGGCTGAGGAGGATCCAGCAGCTGTATGCAGTGGATGTGACCCTCgacccaaacacagcacaccCTAAACTTATCCTGTCTGAGGACGGGAAACAAGTGAGATGTGGAGACACACGCCAGGATCTTCCCGAcaacccagagaggtttgataAAGAAATCAATGTCCTGGGAAAAGAAGGTTTCTCTTCAGGGAGATTCTACTTTGAGGTTCAGATGAAAGGAGATGAGTGGGATGTTGGAGTGGTCAGAAAGTCAATCAGCAGGAAGGGAAATATCTCATACAGCCCCATGAATGGATACTGGATCATATGTCAGAGACGTGGAAATAAGTGCTGGGTTTTAGATAAAaccagtgtttctctctctctgagccaGAAGCCTGAGAAGGTCGGGGTGTTTGTAGATTATGAGGAGGGACTGGTGTCTTTCTATGATGTGGAGGCCGAGACTCTGATCTACTCTTTCTCTGGCTGCTCCTTCACTGAGCAGATCTATCCTCTCTTCAGCCCCAGCTTGGATGAAGCTGCACCTCTGATCATCACTCCTGTCAAACACACTCAGTGA